In Ruminiclostridium papyrosolvens DSM 2782, the following proteins share a genomic window:
- a CDS encoding M20/M25/M40 family metallo-hydrolase: MEITNCLEYLSGLVAVTGFEATAAAKIAETFKDYCDEVRIDKFFNVIFLKKGLNKSAKKILVTAHSDEIGFLVNSIDDKGFVGISPMGGIDSKILLAQEVIIHGREDITGIIGAMPPHLMKPEDAGKAVKIKDLRVDTGLKGAELKKIVSIGDVVSFKSSFSLMNKTKASGKSFDNRTGIVCMMEILQGLKDINHENDIIFMASTQEETSLAGITTAAFSMKPDAAIVIDAGHGDIPELSKDVSSIAGKGPEIAIGPNLHQGMVEKLFELGKDICIPFQKMVESGDTGTEAWATQVSGCGIPTALLSIPVRYMHTAVETVNLEDIKYTARIITEFLRLSSEKLEKVLEWKTI, translated from the coding sequence ATGGAAATAACAAATTGTTTAGAGTATTTGTCAGGACTTGTGGCAGTAACAGGCTTTGAAGCAACGGCTGCTGCGAAAATTGCTGAAACCTTTAAGGATTACTGCGATGAGGTCCGAATAGATAAGTTTTTCAATGTAATTTTCCTGAAAAAAGGATTAAATAAGTCTGCAAAAAAGATTTTGGTTACCGCACACAGCGATGAAATAGGCTTTCTGGTTAACTCCATTGATGATAAGGGCTTTGTCGGTATAAGTCCGATGGGGGGGATTGACAGCAAAATACTGCTGGCACAGGAAGTGATAATCCACGGCAGGGAAGACATAACAGGTATAATAGGTGCAATGCCTCCACATCTGATGAAACCGGAGGATGCAGGAAAGGCAGTAAAAATAAAGGATTTACGTGTGGATACTGGACTAAAAGGAGCAGAGCTTAAAAAAATAGTTTCAATAGGGGATGTTGTATCCTTTAAATCAAGCTTCTCCTTAATGAACAAAACCAAAGCCAGCGGGAAGTCTTTTGACAATCGTACGGGTATTGTTTGCATGATGGAAATATTACAGGGTCTAAAAGATATAAACCATGAAAACGATATTATATTTATGGCCTCAACACAGGAAGAAACAAGCCTTGCAGGTATTACCACAGCTGCTTTTTCGATGAAGCCGGACGCTGCAATAGTAATTGATGCAGGACATGGAGACATACCGGAGCTTTCAAAAGATGTATCCTCAATCGCAGGAAAAGGACCTGAAATAGCAATAGGTCCCAATCTCCATCAGGGAATGGTAGAAAAGCTATTTGAGCTTGGTAAAGATATATGTATTCCTTTTCAGAAAATGGTTGAATCAGGGGATACGGGAACAGAAGCATGGGCGACTCAGGTCAGCGGTTGCGGAATACCTACCGCTCTGCTTTCAATACCGGTTAGATATATGCATACTGCTGTAGAAACTGTTAACTTGGAAGATATAAAGTATACGGCCAGAATTATAACAGAGTTTTTGAGACTGAGCAGTGAGAAATTAGAAAAGGTTCTGGAATGGAAGACTATCTGA